In Montipora capricornis isolate CH-2021 chromosome 4, ASM3666992v2, whole genome shotgun sequence, a single genomic region encodes these proteins:
- the LOC138045293 gene encoding uncharacterized protein, which translates to MSDSLSDTSEEKNNFTRLARLIIDVGTDALRVFLHSIHPATAWPTVLHKYKPLFQSLKNRRKLFDDQWERLYPSSGDPPDTKTFDITLICLLLRKICVLTEPLTGWHEMPADDDESDEAHIVRIKCFRNDLCHSISTGIPNDEFEGKWATISRSLVALGVDSREIDRLKTETIDHNTKARIQEIMKYSWEPRISNVEDKVQQLEGQLLSFNLQEACNPVELNNCLPDESQEVFGRDKKIQEATQAIQSGKFSVVVITGAPGFGKTTVANKVAYELAKPQNGRTVFYISLKSKATLNDVTTSMFLACSTNQSHPLDNSQLWLLNWSKQQSTSVTFVLDYADHSATECQGSGSVVDLMREMRALSRQKISFVVASRRTIQAGRSQLKIKEVTLHSLWPDDAEKLLLSKVSSEGKRQKLKQTKKMVELCACVPLALCIAGSLLLDYEEDNLISRLEKEPLEVMVDDEMSLKKTIQTSFDLLNPQEQKALAILSIFPGFFDSNAAEAVISAATGSEAQSIRILRSLKTWSLLEQASSGRYHVHQLIQTFASKTGRERFRDIFEDLEMVACSHFVCRLSENSEMYWSKDRCKDSIEAFNENRHNFEYFLDVFAVAMSVKPRIDPVLEKAANKFLQQLPQKCMYLELCLLPSFYTKILHNFLRHFYTGNQPVHTVELLCFLSNEKRRVGDQKEYFDLFEQAKDIYRRNYAEFRANGLSQVLFFNSYARFLFEKCLSRELCNAVFEIALDLSEKKLADHPERAATLLLTGKYRKRIPVLQEATSSFGNHLGEHFMTAQGHKAIADVYFAHRHTETDLNMAMFHYEQAFAMMAKCGMGDRKESILTLKNYAVCHRRKGNYEDAIRILAKARHVAEVELETDHKWKVSIETQRALLYEDSGMLEEAKKIMISALKMCQRLGQPINRLGNKDEIRRFMAYHDCYPENKEILKKPRK; encoded by the coding sequence ATGTCCGATTCGCTCTCCGATACCTCGGAAGAGAAAAACAACTTTACTCGTCTAGCCAGGCTGATTATTGATGTGGGAACGGATGCACTCAGGGTGTTTCTACATTCGATCCACCCAGCTACAGCATGGCCAACGGTGTTACACAAATACAAGCCTTTATTTCAAAGCCTAAAGAACAGACGCAAGCTATTTGACGACCAGTGGGAAAGGTTATATCCCTCTTCAGGCGATCCACCGGATACCAAAACATTTGACATCACACTTATATGTCTCCTGCTTCGCAAAATATGCGTTTTGACAGAGCCTCTCACCGGATGGCACGAAATGCCTGCAGATGATGATGAGTCTGACGAAGCTCATATCGTCCGTATTAAATGCTTCCGAAATGACCTCTGCCACAGTATTTCCACCGGTATCCCAAATGACGAGTTCGAAGGCAAATGGGCCACGATTTCTCGTTCTTTGGTTGCCTTGGGCGTCGATTCGAGGGAAATAGACCGTCTCAAGACTGAAACGATCGATCACAATACCAAAGCTCGAATCCAAGAAATCATGAAATACAGCTGGGAACCAAGAATTAGCAATGTGGAGGATAAAGTGCAGCAATTGGAAGGACAActcttaagcttcaatttgcaagAAGCGTGTAATCCTGTGGAGCTTAACAACTGTCTTCCTGATGAATCTCAAGAAGTCTTCGGTCGTGACAAGAAGATTCAAGAAGCTACACAAGCAATACAAAGTGGAAAATTCTCAGTTGTTGTGATCACTGGGGCACCAGGGTTTGGAAAGACCACGGTGGCAAATAAAGTGGCCTATGAACTTGCAAAACCGCAGAACGGCAGAACTGTTTTTTACATCTCTTTGAAGTCCAAAGCAACCTTGAACGACGTGACAACCTCTATGTTTCTTGCCTGTAGCACAAACCAATCTCATCCGCTAGATAATTCACAACTCTGGTTACTGAACTGGAGCAAGCAGCAATCCACGAGCGTGACATTCGTTCTGGATTATGCCGATCATAGTGCCACTGAGTGTCAGGGTAGTGGATCAGTCGTCGATTTGATGCGTGAAATGAGAGCTTTATCCAGacaaaaaatttcctttgttgtGGCATCCAGGAGAACAATCCAAGCTGGCCGGTCACAACTCAAGATCAAGGAAGTCACATTGCATAGTTTGTGGCCAGACGATGCTGAAAAACTTCTTCTTTCAAAGGTTTCAAGTGAAGGGAAAAGGCAAAAACttaaacagacaaaaaaaatggtTGAATTGTGTGCTTGTGTCCCTCTGGCGCTCTGCATCGCTGGATCTCTGCTTCTGGACTACGAAGAAGACAATTTGATTTCACGTCTCGAGAAAGAGCCCTTAGAAGTTATGGTGGATGATGAAATGTCTCTTAAAAAAACGATTCAGACCTCGTTTGATCTGCTGAATCCACAAGAACAAAAGGCTCTGGCCATTCTGTCAATTTTTCCAGGTTTCTTCGACTCGAATGCTGCTGAAGCTGTGATCTCAGCTGCAACTGGGTCTGAGGCCCAGTCAATAAGAATTCTTCGATCATTGAAAACCTGGTCTTTACTTGAGCAGGCAAGTTCAGGAAGATACCATGTTCACCAGTTAATTCAGACATTTGCTAGCAAGACTGGCAGAGAGAGATTTCGTGATATTTTTGAGGATTTAGAAATGGTAGCATGCAGCCATTTTGTATGTCGCCTTTCTGAAAACTCTGAAATGTATTGGAGTAAagacaggtgcaaagattcaatCGAAGCCTTTAATGAAAACCGTCATAACTTTGAATATTTTTTGGACGTTTTTGCTGTAGCAATGTCAGTGAAACCCCGCATTGATCCAGTACTGGAAAAGGCCGCAAACAAGTTTTTGCAACAACTACCACAAAAATGCATGTACCTAGAACTGTGTCTTTTGCCAAGTTTTTATACCAAGATcttgcacaattttctacgGCACTTTTACACTGGAAATCAACCCGTCCATACTGTGGAACTTTTATGCTTTCTTTCTAATGAAAAGAGGAGGGTTGGAGACCAAAAAGAGTATTTCGATCTTTTCGAGCAGGCTAAGGATATCTATCGTCGGAATTACGCTGAATTTAGAGCTAATGGGTTGTCACAAGTGCTATTCTTTAATAGTTACGCTCgctttctttttgaaaaatgcttaTCAAGAGAATTGTGCAACGCGGTTTTCGAAATAGCGTTGGACCTGAGTGAAAAGAAGCTTGCAGATCATCCTGAAAGAGCCGCAACTTTGCTGTTGACTGGAAAATATCGAAAGAGAATTCCAGTACTTCAGGAAGCTACGTCTAGTTTCGGTAATCACCTTGGTGAACATTTCATGACCGCTCAAGGCCATAAAGCCATCGCTGACGTTTACTTCGCGCACAGACATACAGAAACCGACCTTAACATGGCTATGTTTCACTACGAACAGGCCTTCGCCATGATGGCAAAATGTGGCATGGGTGACCGCAAAGAGAGTATACTGACACTGAAAAACTACGCTGTATGTCACCGACGGAAAGGAAATTATGAAGATGCAATTAGAATTCTAGCGAAAGCAAGGCATGTAGCTGAGGTTGAATTAGAAACGGACCACAAATGGAAAGTAAGCATTGAAACTCAACGAGCTCTTCTTTATGAAGATAGCGGAATGCTGgaagaagctaaaaagataATGATAAGCGCGTTGAAGATGTGTCAGAGGCTTGGACAACCTATAAATCGACTtggaaacaaagatgaaatccGTCGTTTTATGGCGTATCATGACTGTTATCCGGAGAACAAAGAGATCCTGAAAAAACCACGCAAGTAG
- the LOC138045296 gene encoding neurensin-1-like, producing MSHPGRPRKTRSRSSHAKGSREESRFGIRYLHHHMFAGDTPVEKQVCPYDCKCAATMSSLYSVKTLVLLTVSILILLIGVTFMLVGYLIPRRPVVYLEKSDGSRTVVDQSAINFNTLLDDFTLVGTALVPLGAFLFCIILIIPVCRSSPSHRKGEYVKAPTEESTPARAVTKIPDSASITSEDTRSLSSASTIQKIPVLALVHNVQPEKKPDSLGKGGEFKMKSGKWKDSFGGGDE from the coding sequence ATGAGTCACCCAGGGAGACCTCGCAAGACCCGCTCTCGGTCCTCGCACGCGAAAGGATCTCGCGAGGAATCAAGATTTGGTATACGCTATCTTCACCATCACATGTTTGCGGGAGACACTCCTGTCGAAAAGCAAGTGTGCCCTTATGACTGTAAATGTGCGGCAACCATGTCTTCGCTTTACAGCGTTAAAACACTCGTTTTACTTACGGTGTCCATTCTTATCCTCTTAATCGGAGTGACTTTTATGCTGGTGGGTTATTTGATTCCTCGAAGACCGGTTGTTTATTTGGAGAAAAGCGATGGATCGAGAACAGTCGTAGACCAGAGCGCTATCAATTTTAATACGTTATTAGATGATTTTACTTTGGTTGGGACAGCTCTTGTTCCTTTAGGAGCTTTCCTGTTTTGTATAATTCTCATTATTCCTGTCTGCCGTTCTTCGCCGAGCCACAGGAAAGGAGAGTATGTCAAAGCTCCAACCGAAGAATCTACCCCGGCCAGAGCCGTGACGAAAATCCCGGACAGCGCATCGATTACTTCAGAGGATACAAGATCTTTGAGCAGTGCCTCTACGATACAGAAAATACCTGTTCTTGCCCTCGTTCACAATGTCCAACCCGAGAAAAAACCAGACAGTTTAGGTAAAGGAGGAGAATTTAAAATGAAAAGTGGAAAATGGAAAGATTCTTTCGGCGGCGGGGACGAATGA